Proteins found in one Amphiura filiformis chromosome 14, Afil_fr2py, whole genome shotgun sequence genomic segment:
- the LOC140169106 gene encoding LOW QUALITY PROTEIN: uncharacterized protein (The sequence of the model RefSeq protein was modified relative to this genomic sequence to represent the inferred CDS: inserted 1 base in 1 codon; substituted 1 base at 1 genomic stop codon), whose amino-acid sequence MVKRIFQGCPISPYLFLLVIETVAIAVRQNINIKGIPIGDTELKISLLADDSTCFLDGSQDSFDNLFDTLNKFAICSGCKINLSKSEAIWIGAKKGSSDFPFSEQGLIWKRNQFKTLGINFSLNTRSTYMFDTNYKVKLKQIEGTLNCWRARNLSMVGKICVIKTLLLPQLLYFFSVLCIKIPKHFFKVLDKIFYKFIWNDGNDRVKRVFVRNNFVHCGLRMIDPYNFCLAQKMTWVKLLLDNNFKSFWKTIELSDMDHHFGDLLWKSYAPESFLNKLDNIQLAEALRTWYIYRDRACHDIYNKSFSDMGYFQCLWLNRNIKKKFFLYEDWCDNGIVYINDLLNPPLPGSRLFKELILDFGISKLDRRKFNFLMKCIPSSXLQGSDSNSNXFDDVTAGLLNAQKVPKFAYSIFTETCIPERRVEFWEKIADVDNVVGDPDGTDWEEIHLRNFKCSIDTKFRSFYFKVFHKAIAFNDFLFKIKRKDSPLCDLCKKFPESIVHVFCECELVKPIWDDLVKVIQDKHDIIFQCQFFEKVFGVFKDNFLTYLCLSVKYYIYLCKFQNKKPSFIACKVYIKNNRETEYNIAKKKGKLSAHYKKWRFDL is encoded by the exons ATGGTTAAGAGAATTTTTCAGGGGTGCCCTATCTCACCATACTTATTCTTGTTGGTTATTGAAACGGTGGCCATAGCAGTccgtcaaaatattaatatcaagggAATTCCTATTGGTGATACTGAGTTGAAAATTTCTCTTTTAGCAGATGACTCGACTTGTTTTTTGGACGGCTCTCAAGATTCTTTTGATAATCTTTTTGATACTTTGAATAAATTTGCTATTTGTTCTGGTTGTAAAATTAATCTCTCTAAATCAGAAGCTATTTGGATTGGTGCTAAAAAGGGGTCTTCAGATTTTCCTTTCTCAGAGCAGGGTCTCATTTGGAAAAGAAACCAATTCAAAACATTAGGCATTAATTTTTCTTTGAATACTCGGTCTACATACATGTTTGATACTAATTATAAAGTTAAACTAAAACAAATTGAGGGTACTTTAAATTGTTGGCGAGCAAGAAATCTTTCTATGGTCGGTAAAATTTGTGTTATTAAAACTCTTCTCTTGCCACAACTTCTTTATTTCTTTTCAGTTTTGTGTATTAAAATCCCTAAGCATTTTTTCAAAGTCCTGGATaagatattttataaatttatttggaatgatGGTAATGACAGGGTCAAAAGAGTTTTTGTTCGTAACAATTTTGTTCATTGTGGCCTTCGTATGATTGACCCTTATAATTTCTGTTTGgctcaaaaaatgacttgggttaAATTGTTACTGGATAATAATTTTAAAAGCTTTTGGAAAACAATTGAATTATCTGATATGGATCATCATTTTGGTGATTTGTTATGGAAATCATATGCTCCTGAGAGTTTTCTTAACAAGCTTGATAATATCCAATTAGCTGA ggctcTCAGGACTTGGTATATTTATCGTGATAGGGCATGTCATGATATTTATAATAAAAGTTTTTCTGATATGGGATATTTCCAGTGTCTATGGTTGAATAGAAATATTAAGAAGAAGTTCTTTCTTTATGAGGATTGGTGCGACAACGGTATTGTGTAtataaatgatcttttaaatCCACCTCTCCCAGGTAGTAGACTCTTTAAAGAATTGATTCTTGACTTTGGTATATCCAAGTTAGATAGAAGAAAATTTAATTTCCTTATGAAATGTATTCCCAGTTCGTGACTTCAGGGTTCAGATTCCAACTCTA ATTTTGATGATGTCACAGCGGGTCTTCTTAATGCTCAAAAGGTCCCAAAATTTGCATACTCTATTTTTACAGAGACATGTATTCCGGAGAGGCGTGttgaattttgggaaaaaatcgctGATGTCGATAATGTGGTTGGTGACCCGGATGGCACTGATTGGGAAGAAATTCATTTGCGTAATTTTAAATGCTCTATTGATACAAAGTTCCGCTCTTTTTATTTCAAGGTTTTCCATAAAGCTAttgcttttaatgattttttatttaaaatcaaacGTAAAGATTCACCTCTTTGTGATCTTTGTAAAAAATTCCCTGAATCTATTGTTCATGTTTTTTGTGAATGTGAGCTCGTAAAACCAATTTGGGATGATTTAGTAAAGGTTATTCAAGACAAACATGACATAATTTTTCAATGTCAATTTTTTGAAAAGGTGTTTGGggtttttaaagacaattttctTACATATCTATGCTTGTCTGTAAAATATTATATCtatttgtgtaaatttcaaaataagaagCCCTCTTTTATTGCTTGTAaagtatatattaaaaataacaggGAAACCGAGTATAACATTGCAAAAAAAAAGGGTAAACTTTCTGCTCATTATAAAAAGTGGAGATTTgacctttaa